The sequence TCAAGCGCGTCCTCGTAGTCGCCGAGCACGTCGACCAGTTGAAGATCCTTGGCCTGTCGGCCGGTGAAGATCCGGCCATCGGCAAAGAGCCGGACGGAGTCCGGCGACAGGCGCCGTCCCTTCGCAACCACCTCGACGAACTGATCGTAGCTGTCGTCGATGACCGACTGCAGGTGGGCGCTGTCGGCCGGCGTCATGGTGCGCGCCAGATTGCCGATGTCCTTGTACGGTCCGCTCTTCACCGTTTCGTAGCGCACGCCGATCTTGTCGAGGAGTCTCTCCAGCGTTGGGAACTGGAAGATGACGCCGATCGACCCGGTCAGTGTTCCGGGATTGGCGACAATCGTGTCGGCGGCCATCGACACATACAGCCCGCCGGAGGCGGCGATCGACCCCATGGACACGACGATTCTCTTTCCCTTGTCGCGGGCGCGGAGCAACTCCGCGTAGATTTCCTGGCTGGCGGCCACACCGCCCCCCGGGGAATCGACCCGCAGGAGTATCACCGGCACGGAATGGTCCTCCGACCAACGGCGCACTTGACGCACGATCGACCGGGAGGATTGGATCTCGCCGATCAACTCGACGACCGCCACCCGCTTGCCGAAGCCGCCGAAACTGGTCGATTCGCTGTCGGACATCCCCCACATGGCGACGAACATCACCAGCGCGAACACCAGAAACGTGCCGCCGATGATGATCCCTACCAGCCAATCCCGACGCGCGGCCATATCAGTGTGCCCCCGACGCCCCCATGCTTACAAGTCGGCGGGAATGTGGAGCTTCTGGCCCACGCTGATCTGATCCGGATCGCGGAGGGAATTGTGGGCCAGAAGTTGGGCGATTGTCACACCGAACCGCGTGGCTATGCGCAGAATCGTGTCGCCCCGCTTCACGGTGTACCAGAAGCCGCTGCCGCTGCTGCCGCTACCCCGTGTTCCATCGGGAAGCACCAGTTTCTGCCCGACCATCAGACGGTCGTGCGCTCCCATGCGGTTGGCGGCACGGATGGCGGACGTCGTCGTGCCGAACTTGCGCGCCAGATCCCAGAGCGTGTCCCCATGGCGCACGACATACGTGCTTCCGCTCTTGGCGGAGCGCGACTTCGGCGCGGGCGTCGGGTCCGGCGCGCGTTGACGCACTTCTCTCTGCGCCAGTCGCTCGGAGGTCGGGATCGTGAGGACCTGACCGACCTTGAGCCGCTTTTTGACGGACAACTTGTTCACCGCGAGAAGTTCGGACAGACTGACTCCATAGCGCCGGGCGATCTTCCCCAACGTCTCCCCGCGACGCACGGTGTGTTCGACCAATTGGGTCCGGGTCGATGCCGGCAGATCCCGATAGGCCGCGGCGAATTGCAGTGACGTTCCCTTGGGCACTCGTACGCGGTACGGCACGACATCGGGTGGTGTAACGCCTCGCCGCAACTCCGGGTTCAGATCGACCAGCACCGCCTCCGATGCGCCCACGGCACCGGCGACGTCTCTCAATTCCAGCGTCTTGTTGGTGGCGACCCAATCGAACTCCAGGGGCGGATCAGGCTCGACGTAGAACCCGTAGCTCTCCGGATCCTTGGCGATCATCAGCGCCGCGATGAAGAGCGGCACATAGTTGCGGGTCTGGTCGCGCAGTTTCAGTTTCCAAAAGTCTTTGGTTTTCTGACGCTTGATTTGACGCGCCACGCGTCCCTCGCCGCCATTGTAGGCGGCCAGAGCCAGAGTCCAAGAGTTGAACATCCCGTACAGATCGGACAGATAACGGCAGGCGGCGTGCGTCGACTTTTCGAAGTCGCGCCGTTCGTCATACCAGACGTTACGCTCCAATCCGTAGCGGCGCCCTGTCGAGGCGATGAACTGCCACGGGCCCGCAGCGTGGGCATAGGAATAGGCATTGTTGTTGAAGCCCGATTCGATAAAAGGCAAATAGGCCAGATCGGTGGGGAGGCCATACGAAGCGAAGACATCCTTCATCATTGGCAGGTATCGACCCGCCCGCCCCAAGAACAGCTCGAACGGCTCACGCGCCACCGTCTGGTAGAACAGAATGCAGTTGCGGACCTTGTCGTTGAGTTCGACCGGGAAGTCGTACTCTACCTGTTGCTTCTCGGCTTCGCGGGTCACGAGTTCCGTACCGGCCAAGCTGGAGTCGACACTCTCGTAGCGGAGCATAACCGTCGAACTCGAAGCATCCTCGCCAAGGCTCCCGAGCGCTTCCAGCGTCTTCTCGTAGTCGGTGTTGATTTCTTCGAGGAGACGATCGATTCTCGCGGCGATTTCGGGGTCCTCAACCGCAGCCAAGTCGATTTCACCCAGAGCCTTGATGGCTCGCTCGAAGGCGACCTGAGCATCCTGCCACCGGGTGTCCTGGTTGGCGGCCACGCCGGACGCATAGAGCGCCTCGGCTTCTGCGAAGAGATGTGCGGGATCAACCGCTGCCTGCTCTTCGGACTCGGTGACAGGAGCAGCACTATCTGTCGCAGTCTCAGGCGATTCCGAGTAATTGCCGGAGTCGAAATCGGCGGCACTCGGCGATGGTTCGCTGGGAACACCACGCCCAGTACGCCTCGATGTTGTCGCGCATCCTGCCAACGCCAAGGCAAGCAACGCGATCAAGATCGCATGTGGATTCAGTCGACTCGTCACAACCCCCCTTACAGATACCGCAATCGTCTTCTGCCCCACCTACTTAGGTAGTTCGGACGAATCGGGTCGACTCTGAAGAGAATCGACACCAATCCACACACCTTGATAACACCGACGTGACTGGGTCATCCCAATCCACGTAACCCGCTGGTATTTAAGATAATCACGAAGTGTGTCAAGGATTTTCCTGACCACCTTGGCTTCATGCAGCGGATTCGGATGAAAAAGATAATCAGTTGAAGACTATCGGGTTGGCCAGATGGGCACCCTACCGGGTCGTCGGCGACGCCTGTCGCGATCAACCGCGGCCGCTTAGGGCGGGCTCCGAGCCTCGCCAAGCATCCATAACGTGTTGCGCAACAGCGCCTTGATACTTCACTGGGAGGGCATAGGGACGGTGCCGGAACCACGTGACTTGCCGCTTGGCGTACCGACCCGTGTTCCGGATGATAAGCTGAGTTGCCTCCTCGAGCGAAAGCTGACCTTGGAGGTGGGCGATCGTCTCCTGATACCCAACGGTAGCCATGCCGGGGGAATCGGGGCCGAACCCCTTCCGCAGGAGCGAAGCGACCTCGTCAACAAGCCCCTGTCTCATCATCGCGTGAACCCTCTGCTCGATTCGGCCAAGGAGTTCCGGCCGGGGTCGGTCGATCCAAACGACCACGATCGGCTCGTCGAGTCCGAGCCGGGCCGATTCCTCGAGGTGACGGCTCAGCGGTCGGCCGGTTTGGCGATAGAACTCGCATCCCCGCAGAATCCGCGTCTTGTCGGATGGGAGGATTCGGGAGGCGAATTCCGGATCGACTCGACGCAGTTCACCGTACAGCGAGTCCCAGCCGGTCGTCGCGGCTTCGGCCAAGATGGCCGTGCGCACTGCGCGGTCAACCTCCGGAAGATCGGGCAGCCCGTGGATCAACGCATCCAGGTAGAAGCCGGTGCCACCGACCAGGATGATCGGGTGCCCGGTCTTGCGTCTTTCGGCGATGACCTTGTTGGTTTCCCGCGCATATCGGCCGGCAGAGTACGCTTCATCAGGATCGACACGATCGATCATCGCGTATTCGAACCGTCGTTGCACCTCCGGGGACGGCTTGGCGGTGCCGATGTCCATTCCCCGGTAGATCTTCCGCGAGTCGACCGAGATCAACGTGGCGTCGCTCTGTGTTGCGATCTCCTGCGCCAAGGCATTCTTGCCCGTCCCCGTCGCGCCGACGATGGCGAGAAAGGGGAGCGGGGGTACCCGATGATGTTTGGAACCGGATCGTTCCATATCGGCATTCAAGCAATGATTGCCCCCAGAAGCAAGGCGATGGATGGCTAACCTCTCCCTCCGGCAGTGTCCCGAACGGAGTGAGGGAGAGAGGTCGATCCGCCGCAGGCGGATCGGGTGAGGGACAAGGCATCGTGTGCATCATTTGATCACACGGGTCTGAAGACCCGTGGCACCCCACGACTCTGCTTGGGCAACTGATTGACCACAGCCATCGCGGCGGTGTTAATTGTCGCGGGCGCATTTCGAGGACTGACCAGATCCCCGCGATTCTGATGTCCACCGGCGAAACACCAGACACTCCACTGACTCCGATGCTGCGGCAGCATGCCGAGATCAAGGCGCGCTACCCCGGCCATCTGGTCTTCTTCCGGATGGGGGATTTCTATGAGATGTTCGGGGACGACGCGGTCGAGGGAGCCCGGATACTCGGGATCACGCTCACCAAACGCCCTCACGGCAAGAACGGCGCCATTCCCTTGGCTGGGGTGCCGCACCATCAGGCGGAGCGCTACCTCGCCCGGTTGGTCGCCGCCGGGCAACGGGTAGTCGTCTGTGAGCAAACGGAGGACCCGCGTCATGCCACCGGTCTGGTCAAACGCGACGTCACCGAGATCATCACCCCCGGCACCGTGATGACGCCCGGCGCCTTGGAAGAAACACAGACGCCCGCCATCGCCGCCGTCGCCGGTCCTGATGCGAATGGGCAGTTCGGGCTGGCGTGGGCCGAGCCGACGAGTGGTCGGTTTGCCGTGGAGCACTGCGCCCCGGAGGAGTTGGTCGAGTTGCTCTCATCGCACCCCGCCAGCGAGATTCTGATTGCTGCCGATGCCGATTCACGCATCGGCTCACTGACGGCGGACCGCTCCGGGGTGACCCGTTGGCCCGAGTGGCACTTCGAGCCCGATGAAGCGGCCCGCACGCTGAAATCGCACTTCGGCACCGATGATCCGAACGCGCTCGGGCTCGATCTCGCGGAATCTCCCCGTCATACTCGGTTGCCGGTCGGGGCTGTCGCGGCCGGGGCATTGCTGGGGTATTTGAAGGAGACTAAGCGCGCGCCTTTGTCCCACATAACGTCAATGCGCCCGTTGGTTGGACGGGCGGTCGTGGCGATTGACCCCCAGACCGCCGTCAATCTGGACATCATCGGCCGACCTCACAGCAACCGTCCCACGCTCTGCGATGTCCTGGATCGCTGCCGGACCGCCATGGGGCGACGTCTCTTGCGCGAGCGGCTGACTCACCCGCTCACAGACCGCGAGGCGATCGAACGACGGCTGGACGAAGTCACCCATCTCGTCCATGACCGGGGCACGCTCGCCAAGCTCTCCGAGGCCACGAAGGGGATCTTCGATCTCGAACGGTTTGTCGGTCGTCTGGGGAGCGAACGGATCGGACCGAGAGATCTGCTCGGGCTCCGCGATGCGCTGTCGCGCTGGCCCACGATTGTGACTCTCATTGGACCCACCCCGCTGGCATATCGCGATGATCCTGCGGTGACGGAGACCGAGCGGTGGCATCAGGAACTGGCGCGCGGTCTGAAGGATGATCCGCCGCTGGCGACCACTCAGGGGGGAATCTTCCGGCGCGGCTACTCCGACGAGCTTGACTCCCTGTACGCCGATGCCGCCGAGGCACGGGCCTGGATTGCCGACCTGCAATCGAAACTGCGAAGTGAAACCGGCATTCCCTCCCTGAAGGTCGGATACAACAAGGTCTTCGACTACTACATTGAAGTTCCGATGACTCACGCGGAGAAGGTCCCTGCCGACTGGATCCGCAAGCAGACATTGGTCTCGGCCGAGCGGTTTGTCACCGCCGAGCTCAAAGAGAAGGAGGAGATTGTCCTCCGGACCGATGAGCGCGCCGCCGAGCTGGAAACACGGTTGTTCCTGGAGTTGCGGACGCGGCTGGTGGCGGAGATCGCGCTTCTATCGGCGTTGGCGCGGACGCTGGCGCGGATTGATGTCACTGCCTCGCTGGCGCGGGCGGCACTTTCTCGTGGGTATTCGCGTCCGACGCTCACGAACGACCGGCAATTGACGATCCGCAAAGGGCGGCACCCGGTCTTGGAGACGATCAATCCTGCCGGCGGCTTCGTTCCCAACGACACGGTCTTCTCGACGGATGACGGCTTCCTGCACATTCTGACCGGCCCCAACATGGCGGGCAAGTCGACCTACCTGCGCCAGGTCGGCCTGATCGTGCTGTTGGCGCAGATCGGCTCATTCGTTCCGGCCGAGGCGGCGACGATCGGACTGGTCGATCGCATCTTCACGCGGGTCGGCGCCGATGACGATCTGTCGCACAACCGTTCGACCTTCATGGTTGAGATGGCGGAGACCGCGCGGATACTGGCCGGCGCAACGGCCGCTTCGTTGATCCTCTTCGATGAGGTGGGGCGGGGGACGTCGACATATGACGGGGTCGCCATCGCCTGGGCGATTGCCGAGCACCTGGCGGGTGACGCTGCGCATTGCCCGCGCACGCTGTTTGCGACCCACTACCATGAGTTGACCTCGCTGGCCGATCGCTTTGCGGCGATCTGCAACTATCAATTGGCAACGAAGGAAAAGGACGGACGCGTCGTCTTCCTGTTTCGGGTCCGGCCGGGGGCCTGCGATGACTCGTTCGGCATTCACGTGGCCCGGATGGCGGGGGTGCCGCCCCCGGTCGTGGCACGCGCCCATGAGATACTCTCAGCCCTGGAGAGTGGAACGTTTGATCCGCTGCGGGGGCGCGGCGCACCGAGACCGAAGCCGGCGACCGCCTCGGCCGGGCAGGCCAATCTGTTCAGTGATGACCAGCGGGCCGCGGTCGACGCCCTGGCGCAACTGCATCCGGAGGCGATGACGCCGATGGAGGCGTTGAACAAACTGGATGAACTCACGCGCCGGTTACGCGGGACAGCGGTGTAGGGGCGACCCGTTGGGTCGCCCGAGGGCGAGGCAACGCCTCGCCCCTACGACAAAACCACGATGACGATGACCGACACATTGGATCGCACCATCGCCGTCCTCCCCGACCATCTGGTCGACCAGATCGCCGCGGGGGAGGTGATCGAGCGCCCCGCCTCGGTGGTCAAAGAACTGATCGAGAATGCGCTCGATGCTGGCGCGACCGCGATCGATATCGAAATCGCCGGAGCGGGGGAGAAGCAGATGCGCGTGGTCGACAACGGCGTCGGCATGAGCGCCGTTGATTTGGCGCAAGCGGTCCTCCGACACGCCACCTCCAAGATCCAGACCGTCGAGGATTTGGAGGGAATCGTCACGTTCGGCTTTCGCGGCGAGGCGTTGGCAGCGGTCGCGTCGGTTTCACACCTGGAGATCGTCTCCCGTCCGCGCGATCATGACGAGGCGGCGATGATGTTCTGGGAAGGGGGAACCCGGAGCGACTCCGGTTCTGTCGGCGCGCCGCCGGGGACCGCAGTGACAGTCCGGCATCTGTTCTACAACACGCCGGCCCGACATCAGTACATGCGCGCGCCGTCCACTGAAACCAGGCGCATCGTGGAGACAGTGACCGATTTCGCCGCCTATCACCATCGTGTCGCCTTCTCGCTTCTCATCGACGAGCGGCAGGTCTTGCATCTGGCGGCGGCGCCCGACCGACGCATACGTCTGATTGATCTCTATGGTCACGGTGTCGGCGATGCGCTCCTGACATTCCAGGGCGGCGACGCGGAACTGGGTGTCGAGGGACATGCGGGGAAACCGGAGTTGGCGCGCGCCACGCGCGACCGGATTCTCACCTATGTCAACGGGCGACGGGTCTGGTCGCAATCGCTGCAGCACGCCGTCACCGCCGCCTATGGCGAGACGATTCCGCGTGGGCGCTATCCGATCGCCGTGGTCTGTTTGAACGTCAATCCCCGCCGGGTCGACGTCAACGTGCATCCCACCAAACGTGAGGTGCGCTTCGCCCATGAGCGCATGGTGTACGATCTGACCTACTATTCGATCAACAAGGTGATCTTTGCCTCACCGCGTGTCGCACCCGTTCTGCCTCTGAAGGAATCGTATGCCCCGCAGAGCGAGCGATTGCCGCTGCCCGCGTCCTCGCCGGAGAACGTAGGGGCGTATGGCCATACGCCCCTACCAAGCAACCAATCATCGGATGTAGGGGCGGTTCGTGAACCGCCCGATTGGCCCGGCTGGCCGACGGATCGGCCCGCACCAATGGCGGCAACATGTGTCCCCCAAGCGACGGACGGCGTCACGAACTTCTGGCAGTTCAACGATGTCTACATCGCCACCGTGGTCGGCGAAGAGCTGTGGATCATCGACCAGCACACGGCGCACGAACGCGTTCTCTATGAGGAAATGCTGCGCCGCGGTCGCGGTCGTGCCGAATCGCAACGCCTGCTCTTTCCCGAGTCCATCGATCTGGAAACGCGCGAGCTGGAGGTTTTTGGCGCCTCGCTGGATGCCTTCACGGCGTTGGGATTCGAGGTGCGCCCGTTTGGGACGCGCACCGTCTTGCTGGAGGGAATACCGACCGGGTTGAAGGTGGGCAATCCGGTGATTCTCTTTCGTCGGGTGCTCGAAGATTTGGAAATAGCCCGTCGCGGGGGAGAAGACTTGATGAAAGCGGCTGCCGCCTCTACCGCTTGCCGTGCTGCGGTCATGGCGGGGGACCGTCTGCGACCCGAGGAAATGCACGGTCTATTCGCCCGTTTGATGCAGACGGAGAATCCCTTTTCATGTCCTCACGGCCGCCCGACGATGGTGAAGATCCCCATCACCGATTTCGACAAGAAGTTCTGCCGGGCGTAGTCAAGATTGTCATCCCGCCATTGTGGGGTAGGGGCACGGCGCGCCGTGCCCTTTTGAATGTAGGGCGGGCTCTGCCCGCCGCAGGGGGCTGGAAGCCCCCTGTCCTCACGTGCAGTTGTCTGGCCGATGAGAAGGAACGGGAGGGCGATCCGCCACGGCGGACTGCCGAGCCGACCTGGAGTTCATCGTGGCTGATACAGCGATTCCGGGATGCCGTGCTGCCTGAGCACGCTGATTACCATCGACTGGATCTGAGTCGCCGTCGAATCAGCGCGTGCATGGAGCTCGGACAGGCGTACAAGCTCCCCACGCAGGACGTGTGCGGCGGATGAGGAATCGTCAGCTTGTCCGATCTCAAGCATGGCATCCTCGAGGGCACGCGAAACGCTGAGGTATCTGCTTCTGATAGAATCGATGGTCGCGTCAGCCACACGACCAATGGCCAGAGCGAGCTGTGAACTTCTGCCCAGACCGTGGCCGCTGTATCGGCTGCGCGTCAGGTCAATGCTATCAGCCGCGCTCTGGCGGGCGAAGGCGAGATATCGGTCAAAGTCGTCAAGGTGTCTGCGTGCTCGGGTCCGGATCTCGACCTTGCCGATGCGTTCCAATTGAACTGCCACGTTGCCGACTTTGAAGACGGCGATGCACGCCGCAAATGCCGCGACCGCCGCAATGGCATTCTGAATAATGAAGCGGGCGTCCCGGTACCATGCTCCCGCGCTTGTTTCCTTTGTGCGCGCCATGAGAATGTATGGCTCGGCGTGAGCCTCGCCCTCCCGAACCATCGACCTACGCCTTTGTCGTCACCGATTGTGAAGTCGCCGCGATCCCGTACGACTCCACCGCCTTACATTGGGGGCAGTACCAGGCCGGCTCCGGCTCGCGGTGGCCGCAACGAGAGCAGGTGTACCCTTCATCCTCCAAGGTCCCCGTTCCCAGGAGCGAATCGACCTCTTGGGCGATCTGCTGCCAGCGAGACTGCTGGGCGAGGGCGCGGATGATCCCGGCGCGGGCCGGAAGGCAAACGGGGTCGATCTCCAGCACCTGTCGGTAGCGGCGCAGGGCGTGGTCGAACTCCCCCTTCTTCAGGGACAGATTGGCCAGTCCGAGGAGGGCCATCGCGTCATTCGGGTTCTTGTCGAGAATGCGCTCATAGAACTTGTTGATCTCGCCGTACTGGCCCAGCTCGAAATAGGCGCGTTCGAGACGATCGAAGACCATCTGTGCTGCTTCCGGTCGGGCCGCCGCCAGACGCGTCCACCATTCGACCGCATCCTCCGGCTCGCCGTCATCCCAGTAGGCGTCGCCGAGATACAGAAGCGCGGGGATACAGTGCTCGTCAAAGCTGAGCGCTTCCTTATAGGCGACACGGGCGTCGTGTTTCTTCCCCGCTGCCGACAGTGAGGCGCCCGCCAGTGTCTTGTATATCGCCAGCGTGTGCCCGTCGGCCTTGCCCGAACGCTTGACGGCGGCGCGGCGGTAGTCGAACGCCGCGTCGAAGCGGCCGGAGTGCGCATAGAGCGCGACCAGTTGATCGGCGGCCCAGGCGTTCTCCTTGTCGACTTCAATGATCTTCAACAGCGAACGCTCGGCGGCGGTGTGATCTCCCGACGCCACGTAGTCCAGGGCGAGGCTCTTCTGCACCGCGATGATGTCATTCTTGGAGAAGCCCCGACGGAGGTTGAGCTCCTGGTGAACCTTGATCGCCCGGTCAATTCGACCCCGCCGGCGCAGAAGGTCGCCGAGTTTCAGATAGGCGTCGAGGTTGTTGGAATCCTCCTGGGCGGTCATCTTCAAGCGGTCAAAGGCGGTCCGATCATCGCCGTCAACCAGCGCGCGCAGGGCCTCCATGTAGAGGCGCGGCGCCTGGCTGGTGCGTCGCTTATGTGTGCGGGTCCAGAGATAGGCGAAAACCGCCGCCGCGATCGCGAACACCCAGAAGATGGTCCATCCGAAGCCGGTGAAGTCCATGGTCGGCCCTCGTTATCGTTGATGACCCATGTCGGTAGCCTTGCGGCCGCCGGTAGGGGCACGGCGTGCCGTGCCCGCCTCTGACGTGCCGTGCCGGCGGGCACAGCGCGCGGTGCCCCTACAATTCGTCCAATTCCTCCAATGAACGGTTGCGCAGCGAGGCAACCTCCATCTCCAATCGTTTGCGCCCGCGGCGCTCGCCGCGCATATCGCTGTGGATCTTCAAGACATACGTCAGCGCCAGCAACGCCGCCACCGCCATCCC comes from Candidatus Zixiibacteriota bacterium and encodes:
- the sppA gene encoding signal peptide peptidase SppA, with amino-acid sequence MAARRDWLVGIIIGGTFLVFALVMFVAMWGMSDSESTSFGGFGKRVAVVELIGEIQSSRSIVRQVRRWSEDHSVPVILLRVDSPGGGVAASQEIYAELLRARDKGKRIVVSMGSIAASGGLYVSMAADTIVANPGTLTGSIGVIFQFPTLERLLDKIGVRYETVKSGPYKDIGNLARTMTPADSAHLQSVIDDSYDQFVEVVAKGRRLSPDSVRLFADGRIFTGRQAKDLQLVDVLGDYEDALDVAADMAHMSKPPKTVRETITRRRSIWDLLGSAAIQQLLGRSTDEIDTEPNLQYRYN
- a CDS encoding LysM peptidoglycan-binding domain-containing protein, with the translated sequence MTSRLNPHAILIALLALALAGCATTSRRTGRGVPSEPSPSAADFDSGNYSESPETATDSAAPVTESEEQAAVDPAHLFAEAEALYASGVAANQDTRWQDAQVAFERAIKALGEIDLAAVEDPEIAARIDRLLEEINTDYEKTLEALGSLGEDASSSTVMLRYESVDSSLAGTELVTREAEKQQVEYDFPVELNDKVRNCILFYQTVAREPFELFLGRAGRYLPMMKDVFASYGLPTDLAYLPFIESGFNNNAYSYAHAAGPWQFIASTGRRYGLERNVWYDERRDFEKSTHAACRYLSDLYGMFNSWTLALAAYNGGEGRVARQIKRQKTKDFWKLKLRDQTRNYVPLFIAALMIAKDPESYGFYVEPDPPLEFDWVATNKTLELRDVAGAVGASEAVLVDLNPELRRGVTPPDVVPYRVRVPKGTSLQFAAAYRDLPASTRTQLVEHTVRRGETLGKIARRYGVSLSELLAVNKLSVKKRLKVGQVLTIPTSERLAQREVRQRAPDPTPAPKSRSAKSGSTYVVRHGDTLWDLARKFGTTTSAIRAANRMGAHDRLMVGQKLVLPDGTRGSGSSGSGFWYTVKRGDTILRIATRFGVTIAQLLAHNSLRDPDQISVGQKLHIPADL
- the miaA gene encoding tRNA (adenosine(37)-N6)-dimethylallyltransferase MiaA: MERSGSKHHRVPPLPFLAIVGATGTGKNALAQEIATQSDATLISVDSRKIYRGMDIGTAKPSPEVQRRFEYAMIDRVDPDEAYSAGRYARETNKVIAERRKTGHPIILVGGTGFYLDALIHGLPDLPEVDRAVRTAILAEAATTGWDSLYGELRRVDPEFASRILPSDKTRILRGCEFYRQTGRPLSRHLEESARLGLDEPIVVVWIDRPRPELLGRIEQRVHAMMRQGLVDEVASLLRKGFGPDSPGMATVGYQETIAHLQGQLSLEEATQLIIRNTGRYAKRQVTWFRHRPYALPVKYQGAVAQHVMDAWRGSEPALSGRG
- the mutS gene encoding DNA mismatch repair protein MutS, whose amino-acid sequence is MSTGETPDTPLTPMLRQHAEIKARYPGHLVFFRMGDFYEMFGDDAVEGARILGITLTKRPHGKNGAIPLAGVPHHQAERYLARLVAAGQRVVVCEQTEDPRHATGLVKRDVTEIITPGTVMTPGALEETQTPAIAAVAGPDANGQFGLAWAEPTSGRFAVEHCAPEELVELLSSHPASEILIAADADSRIGSLTADRSGVTRWPEWHFEPDEAARTLKSHFGTDDPNALGLDLAESPRHTRLPVGAVAAGALLGYLKETKRAPLSHITSMRPLVGRAVVAIDPQTAVNLDIIGRPHSNRPTLCDVLDRCRTAMGRRLLRERLTHPLTDREAIERRLDEVTHLVHDRGTLAKLSEATKGIFDLERFVGRLGSERIGPRDLLGLRDALSRWPTIVTLIGPTPLAYRDDPAVTETERWHQELARGLKDDPPLATTQGGIFRRGYSDELDSLYADAAEARAWIADLQSKLRSETGIPSLKVGYNKVFDYYIEVPMTHAEKVPADWIRKQTLVSAERFVTAELKEKEEIVLRTDERAAELETRLFLELRTRLVAEIALLSALARTLARIDVTASLARAALSRGYSRPTLTNDRQLTIRKGRHPVLETINPAGGFVPNDTVFSTDDGFLHILTGPNMAGKSTYLRQVGLIVLLAQIGSFVPAEAATIGLVDRIFTRVGADDDLSHNRSTFMVEMAETARILAGATAASLILFDEVGRGTSTYDGVAIAWAIAEHLAGDAAHCPRTLFATHYHELTSLADRFAAICNYQLATKEKDGRVVFLFRVRPGACDDSFGIHVARMAGVPPPVVARAHEILSALESGTFDPLRGRGAPRPKPATASAGQANLFSDDQRAAVDALAQLHPEAMTPMEALNKLDELTRRLRGTAV
- the mutL gene encoding DNA mismatch repair endonuclease MutL produces the protein MTMTDTLDRTIAVLPDHLVDQIAAGEVIERPASVVKELIENALDAGATAIDIEIAGAGEKQMRVVDNGVGMSAVDLAQAVLRHATSKIQTVEDLEGIVTFGFRGEALAAVASVSHLEIVSRPRDHDEAAMMFWEGGTRSDSGSVGAPPGTAVTVRHLFYNTPARHQYMRAPSTETRRIVETVTDFAAYHHRVAFSLLIDERQVLHLAAAPDRRIRLIDLYGHGVGDALLTFQGGDAELGVEGHAGKPELARATRDRILTYVNGRRVWSQSLQHAVTAAYGETIPRGRYPIAVVCLNVNPRRVDVNVHPTKREVRFAHERMVYDLTYYSINKVIFASPRVAPVLPLKESYAPQSERLPLPASSPENVGAYGHTPLPSNQSSDVGAVREPPDWPGWPTDRPAPMAATCVPQATDGVTNFWQFNDVYIATVVGEELWIIDQHTAHERVLYEEMLRRGRGRAESQRLLFPESIDLETRELEVFGASLDAFTALGFEVRPFGTRTVLLEGIPTGLKVGNPVILFRRVLEDLEIARRGGEDLMKAAAASTACRAAVMAGDRLRPEEMHGLFARLMQTENPFSCPHGRPTMVKIPITDFDKKFCRA
- a CDS encoding tetratricopeptide repeat protein, with the translated sequence MDFTGFGWTIFWVFAIAAAVFAYLWTRTHKRRTSQAPRLYMEALRALVDGDDRTAFDRLKMTAQEDSNNLDAYLKLGDLLRRRGRIDRAIKVHQELNLRRGFSKNDIIAVQKSLALDYVASGDHTAAERSLLKIIEVDKENAWAADQLVALYAHSGRFDAAFDYRRAAVKRSGKADGHTLAIYKTLAGASLSAAGKKHDARVAYKEALSFDEHCIPALLYLGDAYWDDGEPEDAVEWWTRLAAARPEAAQMVFDRLERAYFELGQYGEINKFYERILDKNPNDAMALLGLANLSLKKGEFDHALRRYRQVLEIDPVCLPARAGIIRALAQQSRWQQIAQEVDSLLGTGTLEDEGYTCSRCGHREPEPAWYCPQCKAVESYGIAATSQSVTTKA